CACGCCCCCAGATGGCCAGGAACGAATCATGAAAGATCACTTGGGATGTTGAAACTCATCGGCACTTCCCTTCTCACTGCCGCTGTCATGTTTTTGTTTACCCTTGTATCGTTAAGCTGCGAGATTAAGAAGGAGAACCCCTATACGGAATGGAGAATGTATGGGGGTGACCCGGAGGGGAGCCGTTATTCAGACCTTGACCAGATCAATCGCTCGAATGTTCACCAACTCCAAGTGGCGTGGGTTTACCACACCGGAGACAAGCGAGATGATCCACCTTCCACCATCGAATGCAATCCGATTGTCGTGGACGGAGTCATGTTTGTCACCTCCCCTTCTCTGAAGGTCATTGCCCTGGATCCGGTGACCGGGGAAATGATTTGGACATTCGATCCATTTGAGGGAGAGATGGCGAAAGGAATCAGCCGTGGCGTCACGTATTGGGAGGACGGAGACGATAAGAGAGTTCTCTTTACGGCAGGTTCCAGGCTTTACGCCCTGGATGCGGAAACCGGGAGACCGATTCCCGACTTCGGTGATTCCGGGACGGTGGATCTTCGAAAGGGGTTGGACAGGGACATAACAGGACTCTCTATAGGTGCAACGACACCGGGAATTATATATAACAATCTCATTATTCTTGGTTCGTCGGTGGGTGAGGGACCACAACCGGCGGCACCGGGTCACGTCCGTGCCTTTGACGCGCGGACTGGCGACAGAATGTGGATCTTCCACACGATTCCACACCCCGGGGAGTTTGGGTATGAAACGTGGGCAGAGGATTCCTGGAAAACCGCCGGTGGTGCCAATAACTGGGGAGGTATGACACTTGACCAGAAGCGGGGATTGGTGTTCATCGCCACCGGATCTCCCAGCTTCGATTTCTATGGTGGTGACCGTCACGGCAAGAACCTGTTTGCCAATTCGATTGTTGCCCTCAAGGCAACCACCGGGGAACGTGTCTGGCATTTCCAGACGGTCCATCACGATCTTTGGGATTCTGATCTGCCGTGCCCCCCCAATTTGGTTACGGTGGATCCCGACGGGTCGGGAAGGCCAATAGATGCTGTTTCACAGGTGACTAAAACGGGCAACGTTTTCCTGCTGAACCGTGACACCGGGGAGCCTCTGTTCACCGTCGAAGAGCGGCCGGTTCCATCTTCAGATCTGGAAGGTGAAGAGGCATGGCCTACTCAGCCGATTCCTCTGAAACCGCCCCCATTCGCTCGGCAGGCTTATACCGAAGATGAGGTGACAGATATATCACCGGAAGCACATGAGTTTATTCTCCGACGGTTCAAAGAGGCAAGAGGTGGTGAGATTTTCGTGCCACCAAGCCAGGAAGGCACCATTGTATTTCCCGGATTCCACGGAGGTGCCAACTGGAGCGGTGCCTCCTTTGACCCAACCACAGGGATCTTATATGTCAACTCAAATGAAATCCCCTGGATCGTAACCATGAAGAAGGTGATCTCTGACCAAGGCGCGTCCCCTGCTCCCGCAGGCGAAGACATCTACCGCATCTACTGCGCGAGCTGTCACGGCCTGGACAGGGAACAAGATGATCTACCCACCTTCTCCTCGATTCAGATCATAAAGAGAAATATTCCTGAGTCGGAAATATTGCAGTTGATCGATCACGGGCAGGGGCAGATGCCCGCCTTTCAGAATCTCTCGGATCAGGAGAAAGATGCTCTGGTTGCGTTTCTGTCCGGGAAAGAAGAACAGATTGGCCCGGAGATCAAGTATCCGTACCCCTATCTCTTCACCGGCTATCATCGCTTTATAGACCAGGACGGGTATCCGGCGGTCAAACCTCCCTGGGGTACTCTTAACGCCATCAACTTGAACACGGGAGAAATTGTCTGGAAA
This Candidatus Neomarinimicrobiota bacterium DNA region includes the following protein-coding sequences:
- a CDS encoding PQQ-binding-like beta-propeller repeat protein — protein: MLKLIGTSLLTAAVMFLFTLVSLSCEIKKENPYTEWRMYGGDPEGSRYSDLDQINRSNVHQLQVAWVYHTGDKRDDPPSTIECNPIVVDGVMFVTSPSLKVIALDPVTGEMIWTFDPFEGEMAKGISRGVTYWEDGDDKRVLFTAGSRLYALDAETGRPIPDFGDSGTVDLRKGLDRDITGLSIGATTPGIIYNNLIILGSSVGEGPQPAAPGHVRAFDARTGDRMWIFHTIPHPGEFGYETWAEDSWKTAGGANNWGGMTLDQKRGLVFIATGSPSFDFYGGDRHGKNLFANSIVALKATTGERVWHFQTVHHDLWDSDLPCPPNLVTVDPDGSGRPIDAVSQVTKTGNVFLLNRDTGEPLFTVEERPVPSSDLEGEEAWPTQPIPLKPPPFARQAYTEDEVTDISPEAHEFILRRFKEARGGEIFVPPSQEGTIVFPGFHGGANWSGASFDPTTGILYVNSNEIPWIVTMKKVISDQGASPAPAGEDIYRIYCASCHGLDREQDDLPTFSSIQIIKRNIPESEILQLIDHGQGQMPAFQNLSDQEKDALVAFLSGKEEQIGPEIKYPYPYLFTGYHRFIDQDGYPAVKPPWGTLNAINLNTGEIVWKVPLGDVPELVDRGLSPTGTETFGGCVVTAGGLVFIGATKDEKFRAFDKDTGEMLWETSLEAGGMATPCTYEVAGKQYVVIAAGGGAGKRARGKLDKKSGDAYVAFALP